From one Fibrobacter sp. UBA4297 genomic stretch:
- a CDS encoding helix-turn-helix domain-containing protein, with translation MTTYSAQTDESALALIGKRLAAFRIRNNWTQAQLAEQSGVSKGTIERIERGDSVQIVNFIKVLRACGMLESFLSVFPNDLPSPMQLLYMGKIKNRKRASTPRKNTASILKENSAEYNAGDQTNGTPQTPWVWDEDK, from the coding sequence ATGACAACATATTCCGCACAAACAGACGAATCCGCACTCGCACTGATCGGGAAACGCCTAGCCGCATTCCGCATCCGAAACAACTGGACGCAAGCACAACTCGCCGAACAGTCGGGAGTAAGCAAAGGAACCATTGAACGCATCGAACGCGGCGATTCCGTGCAGATCGTAAATTTCATAAAAGTTCTGCGCGCATGCGGAATGCTCGAAAGCTTTTTGAGCGTCTTCCCGAACGACTTACCCTCCCCCATGCAACTTTTGTACATGGGAAAAATCAAGAACCGCAAACGTGCAAGCACACCACGCAAAAACACCGCAAGCATTTTAAAAGAAAATTCCGCCGAATACAACGCAGGCGACCAAACTAACGGCACACCCCAAACGCCCTGGGTCTGGGACGAAGACAAATAA
- a CDS encoding type II toxin-antitoxin system HipA family toxin produces MIAVEVKLWGTTIGALSMMEGESVARFEYAPNFIGAGIEPSPIVMPVSRQIYSFPTLSKTFHGLPGLFADCIPDKFGNSIIDSWLLRQGRAPESFTALERLCYTGNRGMGALEFLPLQGPNSATDDSLNVENLRIFAAEVLNQRKRFSTKALSKKGSKSFEEILRVGTSAGGARAKILVAYDEESGEMRSGQVATDPRFGYWLLKLDDVTNNRDKENADIFGYGAIEFTYSQMAKLAGIDMTECRLYECAGHRHFMTRRFDRLAGGKKLHYQSLCGIAHYDFNMPGAYSYEQALDIIKRLGLGYEALEEMYRRATFNICARNQDDHAKNIGFLMDKRGMWTLAPAFDMTYAYNPQGAWTGSHQMTFNGKRSGFKLDDFKAVAKFAGLKQGRYKKILAEVEDSVREWPKLAKQNGVHARIARAIAGVHEFIL; encoded by the coding sequence ATGATTGCGGTAGAAGTTAAACTCTGGGGAACGACAATTGGAGCGCTTTCGATGATGGAAGGCGAAAGCGTCGCACGTTTTGAATACGCACCAAACTTTATCGGAGCTGGCATCGAGCCATCTCCTATAGTCATGCCGGTTTCTCGACAAATTTACTCGTTCCCGACACTGTCAAAGACGTTTCATGGACTGCCGGGACTTTTTGCAGACTGCATTCCAGACAAATTCGGCAATAGCATTATCGACTCGTGGCTTTTGCGACAGGGGCGTGCGCCAGAAAGTTTCACGGCGCTTGAACGCTTGTGCTATACGGGCAATCGCGGCATGGGCGCATTAGAATTTTTGCCGTTGCAGGGGCCAAATTCTGCGACAGACGATTCTCTGAATGTTGAGAATTTGAGAATTTTTGCGGCAGAAGTTCTAAACCAGCGCAAACGTTTTTCAACCAAAGCGCTCAGCAAAAAAGGCAGCAAGTCTTTTGAGGAAATTCTCAGGGTCGGTACGTCTGCAGGTGGCGCACGCGCAAAAATTCTCGTTGCCTACGACGAGGAGAGCGGAGAAATGCGTTCGGGGCAAGTCGCAACCGATCCGAGATTTGGCTATTGGCTTTTGAAACTTGACGACGTCACAAACAACCGCGATAAAGAAAACGCAGATATTTTCGGATACGGAGCCATAGAATTCACCTACTCGCAAATGGCAAAACTCGCAGGAATCGACATGACCGAATGCAGGCTGTACGAGTGCGCAGGCCACAGGCATTTTATGACGAGACGATTCGACAGACTTGCCGGCGGAAAGAAATTACACTACCAATCGCTTTGTGGCATCGCCCACTACGATTTCAACATGCCAGGAGCTTACAGTTACGAACAAGCTCTAGACATTATTAAAAGACTTGGACTCGGCTATGAAGCGCTTGAAGAAATGTATCGGCGCGCCACATTCAACATCTGCGCTCGCAACCAGGACGACCACGCCAAAAACATCGGGTTCTTGATGGACAAGCGAGGCATGTGGACATTGGCACCCGCATTCGATATGACGTACGCCTACAATCCGCAAGGCGCATGGACAGGTTCGCACCAAATGACGTTCAACGGGAAGCGCAGCGGATTTAAGCTAGACGACTTCAAGGCAGTCGCCAAGTTTGCAGGATTGAAGCAAGGGCGTTACAAGAAAATTCTTGCCGAAGTTGAAGACTCTGTAAGGGAATGGCCAAAGCTCGCGAAGCAAAACGGAGTACACGCAAGGATTGCCCGAGCAATTGCCGGAGTACATGAGTTTATTTTGTAA
- a CDS encoding family 43 glycosylhydrolase: MKLTNKLLLAFGLGFASNALAENPIIQTYYSPDPAPVVFGDTVCVYTGNDEGGSFFTMHGWRVSCTTDMVNWTDMGELILTNESFGGNAKKNGDWAAQVVRRNGKYYYYVTVESTRGGRAINVAVADKPEGPFKDARNGQHLAGPNWDYIDPTVWIDDDGQAWLYWGNPKLYYAKLKENMIEFDGDIKVTDMSRGFSPSGNSVYTEGPWIHKRDKKYYMIYASHGVPEKISYSTSDSPTGPWKWGGVIMDQGNGTAFTNHSGLIDFKGRSFFFYHNQKNVSGGGYSRSTAVEEFTWNADGSIPTIKSTNDGVKKPIKNLDPFTRVEAETKSWVGGINVDKSGGYTIIKHVAKQGDNVYLTNMGSNFYTKVRSVDMGDGADRIIVCTRGNGGKIELHAKSETGATLATMNIPASSSWQENTFDLKDAAGVEDLFFVVKQGGFDFDYWYMESEKTAVPQTPFKEVASAIPGKIEAEDYDVGGHNKAFYDNDRENKGGAYREDEVDIVQIDSADTSKGFALGYTEDGEWVEYTIDNQIASEYTVRLNMATASDDVGVQFYVDGKEITDVIKAEKGEDWDHYSTVEAKTKEIPKGEHVLRMQIVGNFVNVDWFKFCMGFDCEESSIALTKARVELQIPEKIYAVFGMTGKFLGNVEVNGQSVAKSIRAAGFVPGVYMVRSVGQSKTFRVLVK; this comes from the coding sequence ATGAAACTTACAAATAAACTTTTGCTCGCGTTTGGACTTGGTTTTGCGTCCAATGCGCTTGCTGAAAATCCGATTATCCAGACGTACTATTCGCCGGATCCGGCTCCGGTCGTGTTTGGCGATACCGTTTGCGTGTACACGGGAAACGACGAAGGCGGTTCCTTCTTTACCATGCACGGTTGGCGCGTCTCTTGCACCACCGATATGGTGAACTGGACCGATATGGGCGAACTCATCCTCACGAATGAAAGCTTTGGTGGCAATGCCAAGAAAAACGGTGACTGGGCTGCTCAAGTTGTTCGTCGCAATGGCAAATATTACTACTACGTGACTGTGGAATCGACTCGCGGTGGCCGCGCTATTAACGTCGCTGTGGCCGACAAGCCGGAAGGTCCGTTCAAGGATGCTCGTAATGGTCAGCATCTTGCAGGTCCGAACTGGGATTACATTGACCCGACCGTTTGGATTGACGATGATGGCCAGGCATGGCTCTATTGGGGCAACCCGAAGCTCTATTACGCCAAGCTCAAAGAAAACATGATTGAGTTCGATGGCGATATCAAGGTGACGGATATGAGTCGTGGCTTCTCTCCGAGCGGAAACTCCGTTTACACTGAAGGTCCGTGGATCCACAAGCGCGACAAAAAATATTACATGATTTACGCTTCTCATGGCGTGCCCGAAAAGATTTCTTACTCCACCAGTGATTCTCCGACGGGTCCGTGGAAGTGGGGCGGCGTCATCATGGATCAGGGCAACGGTACTGCGTTCACAAACCATTCCGGTCTCATTGACTTCAAGGGGCGTAGCTTCTTCTTCTATCACAACCAGAAGAACGTGAGTGGCGGTGGCTATAGCCGTTCTACTGCAGTTGAAGAATTTACCTGGAATGCTGACGGTTCGATTCCGACCATCAAGTCTACGAATGATGGCGTCAAGAAGCCGATTAAGAACCTTGACCCGTTCACGCGCGTTGAAGCCGAAACGAAGTCTTGGGTCGGTGGCATCAACGTCGACAAGAGCGGTGGATACACCATCATCAAGCATGTGGCAAAGCAGGGCGATAACGTCTACCTCACCAACATGGGTTCGAACTTCTATACAAAGGTTCGCTCCGTGGACATGGGTGATGGCGCAGACCGCATCATTGTTTGCACGAGAGGTAATGGCGGTAAGATTGAACTCCATGCCAAGTCCGAAACAGGTGCAACACTTGCAACAATGAACATCCCGGCAAGTTCTAGCTGGCAAGAAAACACCTTCGACTTGAAGGATGCTGCAGGCGTTGAAGACTTGTTCTTTGTTGTCAAGCAGGGTGGTTTCGATTTCGACTATTGGTATATGGAAAGCGAAAAGACTGCTGTTCCGCAGACCCCGTTCAAGGAAGTCGCATCTGCAATCCCGGGCAAGATTGAAGCGGAAGATTACGATGTCGGTGGTCACAACAAGGCCTTTTACGATAACGACCGCGAAAACAAGGGCGGTGCCTATCGCGAAGATGAAGTGGACATCGTGCAAATTGACTCTGCGGACACGTCTAAGGGCTTCGCTCTCGGTTACACCGAAGATGGCGAATGGGTGGAATACACTATCGATAACCAGATTGCGTCTGAATACACGGTTCGTTTGAACATGGCTACGGCATCTGATGATGTCGGCGTCCAGTTCTACGTTGATGGCAAGGAAATTACCGATGTCATCAAGGCCGAAAAGGGCGAAGATTGGGATCATTATTCTACGGTTGAAGCAAAGACCAAGGAAATCCCGAAGGGCGAACATGTACTCAGAATGCAGATTGTCGGGAACTTCGTGAACGTGGACTGGTTCAAGTTCTGCATGGGCTTTGATTGCGAAGAAAGTTCTATTGCACTTACGAAGGCTCGCGTGGAACTCCAGATTCCTGAAAAGATTTACGCAGTCTTTGGCATGACCGGCAAGTTCCTCGGCAATGTTGAAGTGAACGGTCAGAGCGTTGCAAAGTCCATCCGCGCCGCAGGCTTTGTGCCGGGTGTGTACATGGTCCGCAGCGTAGGCCAGTCCAAGACCTTCCGCGTCCTCGTGAAATAA